From a region of the Candidatus Hydrogenedentota bacterium genome:
- the thiD gene encoding bifunctional hydroxymethylpyrimidine kinase/phosphomethylpyrimidine kinase, translated as MNLPARILTIAGSDSSGGAGIQADLKTIQALGGYGMSALTAITAQNTLGVFGVHAIPAAMVAQQLEAVLDDPGVDAIKTGMLLNSRIIDAIAEVLDERGAGIPLVLDPVMVATSGARLIDEEAQESIITGLLARSALITPNLPEAEALTGLRITDQQSLEAAGHIIHDLGGNAVLIKGGHREGDEVVDYLFDGAEWTEFRAPRIQTAGGHGTGCTLASAIATRLGQGIELKAAIESAKLYLNGALQHAWPGLGKGTGPLNHGWMDADPGAR; from the coding sequence ATGAACCTGCCCGCGCGCATCCTCACCATCGCCGGAAGCGACTCCAGCGGCGGAGCCGGCATCCAGGCCGACCTCAAGACCATCCAGGCCCTCGGCGGCTACGGCATGTCCGCCCTCACCGCCATCACCGCGCAAAACACCCTCGGCGTCTTCGGCGTACACGCCATCCCCGCCGCCATGGTCGCCCAGCAACTCGAAGCCGTCCTCGACGACCCCGGCGTCGACGCGATCAAGACCGGCATGCTCCTCAACAGCCGCATTATCGACGCCATCGCCGAAGTGCTCGACGAGCGCGGAGCCGGCATCCCGCTCGTCCTCGACCCCGTCATGGTCGCCACCAGCGGCGCCCGCCTGATCGACGAAGAGGCCCAGGAGTCCATCATCACCGGCCTCCTCGCGCGCTCCGCGCTCATCACCCCCAACCTCCCCGAAGCCGAAGCCCTCACCGGCCTCCGCATCACCGACCAGCAAAGCCTCGAAGCCGCCGGCCACATCATCCACGATCTCGGCGGAAACGCCGTCCTCATCAAGGGCGGCCACCGCGAAGGCGACGAGGTCGTCGACTACCTCTTCGACGGCGCCGAATGGACCGAATTCCGCGCCCCACGCATCCAGACCGCCGGCGGCCACGGCACCGGCTGCACCCTCGCCTCCGCCATCGCCACCCGCCTCGGACAGGGCATCGAACTCAAGGCCGCCATAGAAAGCGCCAAGCTCTACCTGAACGGCGCCCTCCAACACGCCTGGCCCGGCCTCGGCAAAGGGACCGGACCGTTGAATCACGGCTGGATGGACGCCGACCCCGGCGCGAGATAA
- a CDS encoding NupC/NupG family nucleoside CNT transporter, whose protein sequence is MDTLYLRCISLAGLALLVALAWALSENRRAVSWRLVAWGMGLQFALGLLVMHTQAGVVFFQWVKAGFDILTRASAEGGGFVFGNLNQVFFVDRLSIGPEGAPQSEGPFLIAGVIAFQVLPVIIFVAGLSAMLLHLGVVQWVIQGIAWVMRRTLKTSGAETFGAALLIFLGIESVSALGGYLKGMTRSEIFTLMTGFLATIAASVMVAYAGFGAEPGHLLAASLMSAPAGLVMAKLLVPETGTPQTSGAERIILPVESRNIFDAAARGAQNGLNMALNVAALIMVFVGLIYLVDLAATALTGMTVTAILGWAFRPFAFIMGVPWADIGTVSELLATKSVFNEFLAYQNMQPLIAEGALSPRAQTIATYALCGFANPGSLGILIGGLDGMIPERRAEVAGLSLKAFIAGTLACFCTACVAGVLT, encoded by the coding sequence ATGGACACCCTCTACCTGCGTTGCATCAGCCTGGCCGGCCTCGCGCTACTCGTCGCGCTGGCCTGGGCCCTCTCCGAAAACCGCCGGGCCGTCTCCTGGCGGCTTGTGGCGTGGGGCATGGGCCTGCAATTCGCCCTGGGCCTGCTCGTCATGCACACCCAGGCCGGCGTCGTGTTCTTCCAGTGGGTCAAGGCGGGCTTCGACATCCTCACCCGCGCCAGCGCGGAAGGCGGCGGCTTCGTCTTCGGCAACCTCAACCAGGTCTTCTTCGTGGATCGCCTCAGCATCGGCCCCGAGGGCGCCCCCCAGTCGGAGGGCCCCTTCCTCATCGCCGGGGTCATCGCCTTTCAGGTCCTCCCCGTCATCATCTTTGTCGCCGGCCTCTCCGCCATGCTTCTCCACCTCGGCGTCGTCCAGTGGGTCATCCAGGGCATTGCCTGGGTCATGCGCCGCACCCTGAAGACCTCCGGCGCCGAAACATTCGGGGCCGCGCTGCTCATCTTCCTCGGCATCGAATCCGTCAGCGCGCTCGGCGGCTACCTCAAGGGCATGACCCGCTCGGAAATCTTCACCCTCATGACCGGCTTCCTGGCCACCATCGCCGCCAGCGTCATGGTGGCCTACGCGGGCTTCGGCGCGGAGCCGGGACACCTCCTCGCCGCCTCCCTCATGAGCGCGCCGGCCGGCCTCGTCATGGCGAAGCTGCTCGTGCCCGAAACAGGGACGCCGCAGACCTCGGGCGCCGAGCGCATCATCCTGCCCGTGGAAAGCCGCAACATCTTCGACGCCGCCGCGCGCGGCGCGCAGAACGGGCTCAATATGGCGCTGAATGTCGCCGCCCTCATCATGGTCTTCGTCGGCCTGATCTACCTCGTCGACCTCGCCGCCACCGCCCTCACCGGAATGACCGTCACCGCCATTCTCGGCTGGGCCTTCCGGCCCTTCGCCTTTATCATGGGCGTCCCCTGGGCCGACATCGGAACCGTCTCGGAGCTCCTGGCGACCAAGTCCGTCTTCAACGAGTTCCTGGCCTACCAGAACATGCAGCCCCTCATTGCCGAGGGCGCCCTCAGCCCCCGCGCGCAGACCATCGCCACCTACGCCCTCTGCGGCTTCGCCAATCCCGGCAGCCTCGGCATCCTCATCGGCGGCCTCGACGGCATGATCCCCGAACGGCGCGCGGAAGTCGCGGGCCTCAGCCTCAAAGCCTTCATCGCCGGCACCCTGGCCTGCTTCTGCACCGCCTGTGTCGCGGGAGTACTCACATGA
- the thyX gene encoding FAD-dependent thymidylate synthase — MQLVKPKVFLVGETRIIEQGLQDYLAHVGAPGWKTDAPSDSEKLAEVMGRLCYRSFEPGLNPNVTRVREGNQPYLANIINVGHGSVVEHPVLNFIFADVSRVVTHELVRHRAGTAMSQESLRFVRLDKLSAYMPVCIEENDEGMRIFVKTMEQLEALQRTLAEVYDIDNEQKFAVKKKLTSAFRRLAPIGLATTIGWSCNFRTLRHVLEMRTDPHAEEEIRYLFAEVYHAVKDRYPNLLGDYTVEMVDGLPHITTGHRKI; from the coding sequence GTGCAACTCGTAAAGCCGAAAGTCTTCCTCGTTGGCGAAACCCGGATTATTGAACAGGGGCTCCAGGACTACCTGGCGCATGTGGGAGCGCCCGGGTGGAAAACGGATGCGCCGAGCGATTCGGAGAAGCTGGCGGAGGTGATGGGGCGGCTGTGCTACCGTTCGTTCGAGCCGGGGCTGAATCCGAATGTGACGCGGGTTCGCGAGGGGAACCAGCCGTACCTGGCGAACATCATCAACGTGGGGCACGGCAGCGTGGTGGAGCATCCGGTGCTCAATTTCATTTTTGCGGATGTGAGCCGGGTGGTGACGCACGAGCTGGTTCGGCACCGTGCGGGGACGGCGATGAGCCAGGAGTCGCTGCGTTTTGTGCGGCTGGACAAGCTCTCTGCGTATATGCCGGTGTGCATAGAGGAGAACGACGAGGGGATGCGGATCTTCGTGAAGACGATGGAGCAGCTTGAGGCGCTCCAGCGCACGCTTGCGGAGGTCTACGACATCGACAACGAGCAGAAGTTTGCGGTGAAGAAGAAGTTGACGTCGGCGTTCCGGCGGCTGGCCCCGATCGGGCTGGCGACGACGATCGGGTGGTCGTGCAACTTCCGGACGCTGCGGCACGTGCTGGAGATGCGGACCGATCCGCACGCGGAGGAGGAGATCCGGTATCTGTTCGCGGAGGTGTATCACGCGGTGAAGGATCGGTACCCGAACCTGCTGGGCGATTACACGGTGGAGATGGTGGATGGGCTGCCGCATATCACGACGGGGCACCGGAAGATCTAG